In Geminocystis sp. NIES-3709, a single genomic region encodes these proteins:
- a CDS encoding extracellular solute-binding protein: MSKLFKHKNLLSFLYYFIISISLILLIQIAVLNKINLSSTQLQGNLLIWHSTEGKVANMFINAVEQFKQLNPEVNLLLQSIHDKKNPSLFIEKSGAGFGSSALIIEAKNLIELLKKRLINPIDSQFIDTSIYSPLTLSQVRYLGKIYGIPLGSNTRVLCYNKAKLNATNEPIFSTPPTDLDGLIQRAIKGYTVGLVSSFEDTFWGMGTFGGKLFNELGLLEANLDGWVKWLDWLKNASLQPNVIFSRDRTILHNAFSEGKLAYYVCESKEILDFTESLKDNFRVALLPQGDGGKATPLLYTKVIVFNHSNTDNENHLGLAFGKYITNPEQQLAGIIKTQSFIPTNRNVNLNVALLPIESVLLKQAESAVAIPLNNLEQIIQVFEKGETLYQQAFVGEISTIKAAEELMLLIGNFSS; encoded by the coding sequence ATGTCAAAGTTGTTTAAACATAAAAATTTATTGAGTTTTTTATATTACTTTATTATTAGTATTAGCTTAATTTTACTCATTCAAATTGCTGTACTTAATAAAATAAATCTATCATCAACACAACTGCAAGGCAATCTATTAATTTGGCATTCTACAGAGGGAAAAGTTGCGAATATGTTCATAAATGCTGTAGAACAATTTAAACAATTAAATCCAGAAGTTAATCTTCTCCTTCAATCAATTCATGACAAAAAAAATCCCTCTCTTTTTATTGAAAAATCGGGAGCTGGTTTTGGTTCAAGTGCTTTAATTATTGAAGCAAAAAATCTCATAGAATTACTCAAAAAAAGATTAATTAATCCTATTGATTCTCAATTTATTGACACTTCTATCTATTCCCCTCTTACCTTAAGTCAAGTACGTTATCTAGGAAAAATTTATGGTATTCCATTAGGTTCAAATACAAGAGTTCTTTGTTATAATAAAGCAAAATTAAATGCGACAAATGAGCCAATTTTCAGCACTCCACCAACAGATTTAGATGGATTAATTCAAAGAGCAATCAAAGGTTATACTGTGGGTTTAGTTTCCTCTTTTGAAGATACTTTTTGGGGCATGGGTACTTTTGGTGGTAAATTATTTAATGAATTAGGTTTACTTGAAGCTAATCTTGATGGATGGGTAAAATGGCTGGATTGGCTTAAAAATGCTTCTTTACAACCTAACGTTATTTTTAGTCGCGATCGTACTATTCTCCACAATGCTTTTAGTGAAGGTAAATTGGCTTATTATGTTTGTGAATCAAAGGAAATTCTCGATTTTACTGAGAGTTTAAAAGATAATTTCCGAGTTGCTTTATTACCTCAAGGGGATGGAGGAAAAGCTACTCCTTTGCTTTATACCAAAGTTATAGTATTTAATCATAGTAACACAGATAATGAAAACCATCTAGGGTTAGCTTTCGGAAAATATATCACTAATCCTGAACAACAATTAGCCGGAATTATCAAAACTCAGAGTTTCATTCCCACCAATCGGAATGTAAATCTCAACGTTGCTTTACTTCCCATCGAATCCGTCTTATTAAAACAAGCTGAATCGGCGGTGGCTATTCCTCTTAATAATTTAGAACAAATTATCCAAGTTTTTGAAAAAGGGGAAACTTTATATCAACAAGCCTTTGTCGGAGAAATTTCTACTATAAAAGCTGCCGAAGAATTAATGTTATTGATAGGTAATTTTAGTAGTTAA